From Herbiconiux flava, one genomic window encodes:
- a CDS encoding PQQ-dependent sugar dehydrogenase has product MSRSKSFAGAGVLALTAVVLAGCSAEPSVTRGPTAASTAMPSPSASSPSEAASASPSPSPSASSAPAEDLGPLVPSGSPTVVASGLPAPWSIATLGDGSLFVSERDTGAVVEIVEGRAVPVTTVPGVSALGEGGLLGITTTEGASGTWLYAMFTGADDNRVVRMPLSGAPGARSAGAVTEVLTGLPKASNHNGGRIKFGPDGMLYVTAGDASDGANAQTLDSLGGKILRVTAEGQVPGDNPFPGSPVWSLGHRNPQGIAWASDGTMWAAEFGQNTWDEINRITPGANYGWPLSEGVTGSAGLVDPVQQWATDDASPSGIAVVGDTVFMAGLGGERLWSIRFDGSAQEHYTGQFGRIRDVVRGPGASLYLLTNNTDGRGEPRAGDDVLYRVELVPAG; this is encoded by the coding sequence ATGAGCCGATCGAAGTCGTTCGCGGGTGCCGGTGTTCTGGCCCTGACCGCCGTGGTGCTGGCCGGATGCTCGGCGGAGCCCTCGGTGACGCGGGGGCCGACGGCGGCCTCGACGGCGATGCCGTCTCCGTCAGCGTCGTCTCCGTCTGAAGCTGCGTCTGCGTCGCCCTCTCCTTCTCCTTCCGCGTCCTCGGCTCCCGCGGAGGACCTCGGGCCCCTGGTGCCGTCGGGGTCTCCGACGGTGGTGGCGTCGGGGCTCCCGGCGCCGTGGTCGATCGCGACGCTCGGCGACGGGTCGCTGTTCGTCTCGGAGCGGGACACGGGGGCCGTGGTGGAGATCGTGGAGGGTCGGGCCGTGCCCGTGACGACGGTGCCCGGGGTGTCGGCGCTCGGCGAGGGAGGGCTGCTCGGCATCACGACGACGGAGGGGGCATCCGGAACCTGGCTGTACGCGATGTTCACCGGGGCCGACGACAACCGGGTGGTGCGGATGCCGCTGTCGGGCGCACCGGGCGCGCGGTCGGCGGGCGCCGTCACCGAGGTGCTCACCGGGCTGCCCAAAGCGTCGAACCACAACGGCGGGCGGATCAAGTTCGGGCCGGACGGGATGCTCTACGTGACCGCGGGAGACGCCAGCGACGGGGCGAACGCGCAGACGCTGGACTCGCTGGGCGGGAAGATCCTGCGGGTGACGGCGGAGGGACAGGTGCCGGGCGACAACCCGTTCCCGGGGTCGCCGGTGTGGTCGCTGGGGCACCGCAACCCGCAGGGGATCGCGTGGGCGTCCGACGGGACGATGTGGGCGGCGGAGTTCGGACAGAACACCTGGGACGAGATCAACCGGATCACGCCGGGCGCCAACTACGGGTGGCCGCTTTCGGAGGGGGTCACCGGGTCGGCGGGCCTCGTGGATCCGGTGCAGCAGTGGGCGACCGACGACGCCAGCCCCTCGGGGATCGCCGTGGTCGGAGACACCGTGTTCATGGCGGGGCTCGGCGGGGAGCGGCTGTGGAGCATCCGCTTCGACGGGTCGGCTCAGGAGCACTACACGGGGCAGTTCGGGCGGATCCGGGATGTGGTGCGGGGGCCGGGGGCGTCGCTGTACCTGCTGACGAACAACACCGACGGGCGAGGCGAGCCTCGGGCGGGGGACGACGTGCTGTATCGGGTGGAACTGGTTCCGGCGGGGTGA
- a CDS encoding SprT-like domain-containing protein, with protein MAELSRVTTWANALIRMHLDPAVWSFGFDNAKTRAGQCNYTAHRITVSRYLAARYDDDEIHQILLHEVAHALAGAAAGHGPAWVSIARSLGYEGSRLHDGTRADELAPWVGVCPAGHSYYRHRKPAARLSCSQCARGFSPAHLIAWTRRDVTAARRATPRSA; from the coding sequence ATGGCCGAACTCTCGCGCGTCACGACCTGGGCGAACGCCCTGATCAGGATGCACCTCGACCCCGCGGTCTGGAGCTTCGGCTTCGACAACGCGAAGACCCGGGCGGGGCAGTGCAACTACACGGCGCACCGCATCACGGTGTCGCGGTATCTGGCGGCCCGGTACGACGACGACGAGATCCACCAGATCCTGCTGCACGAGGTGGCGCACGCGCTGGCCGGGGCGGCCGCGGGTCACGGCCCGGCGTGGGTGTCGATCGCCCGATCTCTCGGGTACGAGGGGTCGCGGCTGCACGACGGCACGCGGGCCGACGAGCTGGCGCCGTGGGTCGGGGTCTGCCCGGCGGGGCACTCCTACTACCGGCACCGGAAGCCGGCGGCGCGGCTCTCGTGCAGTCAGTGCGCGCGGGGCTTCTCGCCGGCGCACCTCATCGCGTGGACGCGCCGCGACGTCACGGCGGCTCGCCGCGCCACCCCCCGCTCGGCCTAG
- a CDS encoding spermidine synthase, giving the protein MKDREIPRARLADGLLATLEEDRFRPGSQVLIVDGTPQSHVDLDDPRYLSFEYVRRIGHGIDLVAAPGAPITAVHLGGGAFTLPRYVEATRPGSRQQVVEIDSELVGFVREHLPLPKGASIRVRHGDARAVLEKLPPGLRGTTDVVVVDVFAGARTPAHVTSVQFYTAVAAVLSPTGLVAVNVADGAGLAFARSQAATLGQVFADVAIVADPQMLKARRFGNVVAFASNSSLPFDRMPRLVASDPVPAKMVTGSELRQFTAGAAVATDQTAVRSPAPARSIFQVDRKRMDD; this is encoded by the coding sequence GTGAAAGATCGAGAGATTCCCCGCGCCCGACTGGCCGACGGCCTGTTGGCGACGCTCGAGGAGGACAGGTTCCGGCCCGGCTCCCAGGTGCTGATCGTCGACGGCACGCCGCAGTCGCACGTCGACCTCGACGACCCGCGCTACCTCTCCTTCGAGTACGTGCGGCGCATCGGGCACGGCATCGACCTCGTGGCGGCTCCCGGTGCTCCCATCACGGCGGTGCACCTGGGCGGCGGCGCCTTCACGCTCCCCCGCTACGTCGAGGCGACGCGACCGGGTTCGCGCCAGCAGGTCGTCGAGATCGATAGCGAGCTCGTCGGCTTCGTGCGGGAGCACCTTCCCCTGCCGAAGGGGGCGAGCATCCGGGTTCGTCACGGCGACGCCCGTGCGGTTCTCGAGAAGCTGCCGCCCGGGCTGCGCGGCACGACCGACGTGGTGGTCGTCGACGTCTTCGCCGGGGCGCGCACGCCGGCGCACGTGACGAGCGTTCAGTTCTACACCGCGGTCGCAGCAGTGCTCTCCCCCACGGGCCTCGTGGCCGTGAACGTCGCCGACGGGGCGGGGCTCGCGTTCGCGCGCAGCCAGGCCGCGACCCTCGGGCAGGTCTTCGCCGACGTCGCGATCGTGGCCGACCCGCAGATGCTGAAGGCGCGCCGGTTCGGCAACGTCGTCGCGTTCGCCTCGAACTCGTCCCTGCCCTTCGATCGGATGCCCCGGCTGGTCGCGAGCGACCCGGTGCCCGCGAAGATGGTCACCGGCAGCGAGCTGCGGCAGTTCACCGCGGGGGCCGCGGTGGCCACCGACCAGACGGCGGTGAGGTCGCCGGCGCCGGCTCGGAGCATTTTCCAGGTCGACCGGAAGAGGATGGACGACTAG